The following coding sequences lie in one Acropora palmata chromosome 3, jaAcrPala1.3, whole genome shotgun sequence genomic window:
- the LOC141876829 gene encoding sodium- and chloride-dependent transporter XTRP3-like, protein MPSALADKPRARSLDSLPSYSGSAIASPTNLGVVNCNDDSPSSGLLIPSPEMERAASSTGGLSSNNSKDVSLNTSQLRSFANQLSSSLRSNRSSKSENQNHEDHNHFPLHPRHHHHRHGMGHQGNKRESWKSRSEFILMLIGYTVGLGNVWMFPSLCHKNGGASFLIPYGIMLALEGIPLYYMELCIGQKMRKGSVGVWNEISPYLGGVGIASVVVCFLVSLYYNVIIAWCVFYFFKSFQNPLPWSECPLEPVTLGNVTAMKPVLECAQTSPTEYFWYRTTLQISTGIEDSGGINWKLCGCLVGTWILIWLCMMKGRRVTGKIVYVTATLPLILLIIFFFRGVHLQGYQEGLALLFIPEFNRLKDPLVWLDAAVQIFYSLGVAYGSLIAFSSYNPIKNDSTKDAITVCLINCATSIYASVVVFCFIGFQAEDKMQECLQDKKEQTMRLLNHTGMASMAHSFDFKMQGGPEHEILQNVSKLFNETLITCNKTEFLMFPAGTGLAFIVFTEAINKMPFASLWSVMFFLMLITVGIDTEFGMLEGVVTPVIDQKLFPKLKKEYISGLVCLVCCLLGLPLVQYSGEYWVQLYINYCSGIPLLIIALVECIAISYVYGIDRFSDDIKYMTNKPPRFIWRWCWKVISPVSIFAVLAMSIRGMSKDAPSYNTWDGEKGKIVPSPYPPWGKFLAICLTFVSIFFIPAVALLRYFRVIHKGTPELPAVVLDDSFHMNDLNSSERQPLHSGNDKPKKTKKLRKLSLARRKFRLEEKLAAESSPQTNKNGPLNRVITANGQLYQLVNQHNGAGMFV, encoded by the exons ATGCCGAGTGCCTTAGCAGACAAGCCAAGAGCGAG ATCGCTTGACTCGTTGCCGTCGTATTCCGGAAGTGCAATTGCTTCTCCAACGAACTTGGGCGTCGTGAACTGCAACGATGACTCACCGAGTTCTGGCCTCTTGATTCCAAGTCCCGAAATGGAACGAGCGGCATCTTCAACTGGGGGCCTCAGTTCAAACAACTCAAAAGATGTATCTCTAAATACGTCACAGTTACGAAGTTTTGCCAATCAGCTGTCGTCAAGCTTGCGGAGTAATCGATCAAGCAAAAGCGAGAACCAAAATCACGAGGACCACAACCACTTCCCTCTCCACCCTAGGCATCATCACCACCGTCATGGGATGGGACATCAAGGCAATAAACGAGAGAGTTGGAAAAGTAGATCCGAGTTTATCTTAATGTTGATTGGCTACACGGTCGGTCTTGGGAATGTATGGATGTTTCCTTCATTGTGTCACAAAAATGGCGGAG CATCCTTTCTTATTCCGTACGGAATCATGTTGGCGCTAGAGGGTATACCACTGTATTACATGGAACTCTGCATTGGACAAAAAATGAGGAAAGGATCCGTAGGTGTATGGAACGAAATTTCGCCCTACCTGGGTGGGGTAGGGATTGCGTCTGTGGTGGTCTGCTTTTTAGTCTCTCTGTATTACAATGTCATTATTGCCTGGTGCGTTTTCTACTTCTTCAAGTCATTTCAAAATCCTTTGCCGTGGTCTGAATGCCCTCTAGAACCAGTGACTCTCGGTAATGTTACGGCCATGAAGCCTGTGTTAGAGTGTGCACAGACATCACCGACGGAATATTTCTGGTATCGAACAACCTTACAAATATCAACGGGCATTGAAGACAGCGGTGGCATCAATTGGAAGCTTTGCGGATGCTTAGTTGGAACCTGGATCTTGATTTGGTTATGCATGATGAAGGGTAGGAGAGTCACAGGAAAG ATTGTATATGTGACAGCGACATTACCTCTCATCTTGCTgatcatctttttctttcgtgGAGTTCATCTTCAAGGATATCAAGAGGGCCTGGCATTGCTTTTCATACCTGAG TTCAATCGTCTAAAAGACCCACTCGTGTGGCTGGATGCAGCTGTACAGATCTTTTACTCTCTAGGCGTGGCTTATGGGTCGCTGATCGCGTTCTCCAGTTACAACCCAAtcaaaaacgattctacaaaaGACGCCATCACGGTTTGCCTCATTAACTGCGCCACATCAATTTACGCAAGCGTCGTAGTGTTTTGCTTCATAGGCTTTCAG GCAGAAGACAAAATGCAAGAATGCTTGCAAGATAAAAAGGAACAGACTATGCGGCTTCTTAACCATACCGGAATGGCTAGTATGGCGCACTCGTTTGATTTCAAGATGCAAGGCGGACCAGAACACGAGATACTACAAAACGTGTCAAAGCTGTTCAACGAGACTCTTATTACGTGTAACAAGACTGAGTTCCTAATG TTCCCAGCAGGTACAGGACTCGCCTTTATAGTCTTTACGGAAGCCATCAACAAGATGCCTTTTGCGTCATTGTGGtctgttatgttttttctcatGCTTATCACTGTCGGCATTGACACTGAATTTGGAATGCTGGAGGGTGTGGTCACACCTGTCATTGATCAAAAACTTTTCCCAAAACTCAAGAAGGAATACATATCAG GTTTAGTCTGCCTGGTTTGTTGCTTGCTAGGTTTACCTTTGGTACAATATTCTGGCGAGTACTGGGTACAGCTTTATATCAATTACTGTTCGGGAATCCCCTTGCTAATTATCGCCTTAGTGGAATGCATCGCTATTTCGTACGTCTATGGCATTGACAG attTAGCGATGACATAAAATACATGACAAATAAGCCACCACGCTTTATTTGGAGATGGTGTTGGAAAGTCATATCTCCAGTGTCTATATTCGCTGTTCTCGCAATGAGCATTAGAGGCATGTCTAAAGATGCACCAAGCTACAATACATGGGACGGAGAGAAG ggtaAAATAGTCCCGTCCCCTTACCCACCATGGGGAAAGTTCCTGGCGATATGCTTAACCTTTGTGTCGATATTCTTCATTCCCGCGGTGGCGCTTCTTCGTTACTTCCGGGTTATACACAAGGGGACACCTGAACTTCCGGCTGTCGTATTGGACGACAGCTTCCACATGAACGACTTAAATTCCTCGGAGCGACAACCACTGCACAGTGGCAACGATAAGCCTAAAAAGACCAAGAAATTGAGGAAACTAAGTTTGGCTCGAAGAAAATTTAGGCTTGAGGAGAAATTAGCAGCGGAATCTTCTCCGCAAACGAATAAAAATGGACCATTGAATCGAGTAATAACCGCTAATGGTCAGCTCTATCAACTGGTGAACCAGCATAATGGTGCAGGAATGTTTGTATAG